One Halichoerus grypus chromosome 1, mHalGry1.hap1.1, whole genome shotgun sequence genomic region harbors:
- the CCDC159 gene encoding coiled-coil domain-containing protein 159 isoform X6, with protein sequence MRWCPRGIKFQRHSWGLASRSLRGEHEQVALLRLHSLLWGSSGFFSLPSPMPGAGIISHPGSEEQCNDQDLLKRHHNTAKKPLETNSSKVKVKSTMMIPDSQKLLRCELESLKSQLQAQTKAFEFLNHSVTMLEKESSLQQIKIQQLEEVLSPMSRQTEKEGHKWGVEQGRQELYGALAQGLQGLQRTLHDSEEVQRARTTRCLQLLAQEIRDRLHCPLSKKFLWEELELVREEVTFIYQKLQAQEDEITENLVNIQKMQKTQVKCRKVLTKMKQQGYETSNWPETEEMPPGGGGSWRDDLQKELSDIWSAVHLLQNSFDGFTMSSGLPRALNLRGYKGHRGLSPLLLSWDSDSDQDPSQPPFSKSRSFPSA encoded by the exons ATGCGATGGTGTCCCCGCGGGATCAAATTTCAGCGTCACAGCTGGGGACTGGCTTCGCGGTCCTTgagaggagagcatgagcaggtg GCTCTTCTGAGGCTTCACTCTCTCCTGTGGGGGTCTTCTGGATTCTTCTCACTACCCAGCCCAATGCCTGGGGCTGGGATCATCTCTCATCCAG GCTCAGAGGAGCAGTGTAATGACCAGGACCTTCTGAAGAGGCATCACAACACTGCTAAG AAGCCCTTGGAGACCAACTCTTCCAAAGTCAAAG TTAAGTCCACCATGATGATTCCTGACTCCCAGAAGCTCCTGCGCTGCGAACTGGAGTCACTCAAGAGCCAGCTCCAGGCCCAGACCAAG GCTTTCGAGTTCCTAAACCACTCAGTGACCATGCTGGAGAAGGAGAGCTCCCTGCAGCAAATCAAGATCCAACAGCTGGAGG AGGTTCTGAGTCCTATGAGCCGccagacagagaaggagggacaCAAGTGGGGCGTGGAGCAGGGACGGCAGGAGCTGTATGGGGCCCTAGCTCAAGGCCTGCAGGGACTACAGAGGACCCTGCATGACAGCGAGGAGGTGCAGAGGGCCCGCACCACTCGCTGCCTGCAGCTGCTGGCCCAGGAGATCCGGGACAG GCTGCACTGTCCCCTCAGCAAGAAGTTCCTGTGGGAGGAGCTGGAGCTGGTGCGGGAGGAGGTGACCTTCATCTATCAGAAGCTCC aggCTCAGGAGGACGAGATCACAGAGAACCTGGTGAACATCCAGAAGATGCAGAAGACACAGGTGAAGTGCCGCAAG GTCCTGACCAAGATGAAGCAGCAGGGGTATGAGACATCCAACTGGCCGGAGACTGAGGAGATGCCACCAGGAGGCGGAGGCTCCTGGAGGGATGACCTCCAAAAGGAGCTGAGTGACATATG GTCCGCTGTGCACTTGCTGCAGAACTCCTTTGATGGCTTCACCATGTCCTCAGGCCTCCCCAGGGCCTTGAACCTCAGGG GCTACAAGGGGCACCGAGGCCTGagccctctgctcctctcctgggACTCAGACTCAGACCAGGATCCTTCCCAGCCACCATTCAGCAAGAGCCGCTCCTTCCCATCCG CCTGA
- the CCDC159 gene encoding coiled-coil domain-containing protein 159 isoform X8, which translates to MRWCPRGIKFQRHSWGLASRSLRGEHEQVVCASQGSFGPVSQVLSVTFEDSVPTTKPLETNSSKVKVKSTMMIPDSQKLLRCELESLKSQLQAQTKAFEFLNHSVTMLEKESSLQQIKIQQLEEVLSPMSRQTEKEGHKWGVEQGRQELYGALAQGLQGLQRTLHDSEEVQRARTTRCLQLLAQEIRDRLHCPLSKKFLWEELELVREEVTFIYQKLQAQEDEITENLVNIQKMQKTQVKCRKVLTKMKQQGYETSNWPETEEMPPGGGGSWRDDLQKELSDIWSAVHLLQNSFDGFTMSSGLPRALNLRGYKGHRGLSPLLLSWDSDSDQDPSQPPFSKSRSFPSA; encoded by the exons ATGCGATGGTGTCCCCGCGGGATCAAATTTCAGCGTCACAGCTGGGGACTGGCTTCGCGGTCCTTgagaggagagcatgagcaggtggtaTGTG CCTCCCAGGGCTCCTTTGGTCCGGTTTCCCAGGTTCTCAGTGTGACGTTCGAGGACAGTGTCCCCACTACT AAGCCCTTGGAGACCAACTCTTCCAAAGTCAAAG TTAAGTCCACCATGATGATTCCTGACTCCCAGAAGCTCCTGCGCTGCGAACTGGAGTCACTCAAGAGCCAGCTCCAGGCCCAGACCAAG GCTTTCGAGTTCCTAAACCACTCAGTGACCATGCTGGAGAAGGAGAGCTCCCTGCAGCAAATCAAGATCCAACAGCTGGAGG AGGTTCTGAGTCCTATGAGCCGccagacagagaaggagggacaCAAGTGGGGCGTGGAGCAGGGACGGCAGGAGCTGTATGGGGCCCTAGCTCAAGGCCTGCAGGGACTACAGAGGACCCTGCATGACAGCGAGGAGGTGCAGAGGGCCCGCACCACTCGCTGCCTGCAGCTGCTGGCCCAGGAGATCCGGGACAG GCTGCACTGTCCCCTCAGCAAGAAGTTCCTGTGGGAGGAGCTGGAGCTGGTGCGGGAGGAGGTGACCTTCATCTATCAGAAGCTCC aggCTCAGGAGGACGAGATCACAGAGAACCTGGTGAACATCCAGAAGATGCAGAAGACACAGGTGAAGTGCCGCAAG GTCCTGACCAAGATGAAGCAGCAGGGGTATGAGACATCCAACTGGCCGGAGACTGAGGAGATGCCACCAGGAGGCGGAGGCTCCTGGAGGGATGACCTCCAAAAGGAGCTGAGTGACATATG GTCCGCTGTGCACTTGCTGCAGAACTCCTTTGATGGCTTCACCATGTCCTCAGGCCTCCCCAGGGCCTTGAACCTCAGGG GCTACAAGGGGCACCGAGGCCTGagccctctgctcctctcctgggACTCAGACTCAGACCAGGATCCTTCCCAGCCACCATTCAGCAAGAGCCGCTCCTTCCCATCCG CCTGA
- the CCDC159 gene encoding coiled-coil domain-containing protein 159 isoform X13 — protein sequence MMIPDSQKLLRCELESLKSQLQAQTKAFEFLNHSVTMLEKESSLQQIKIQQLEEVLSPMSRQTEKEGHKWGVEQGRQELYGALAQGLQGLQRTLHDSEEVQRARTTRCLQLLAQEIRDRLHCPLSKKFLWEELELVREEVTFIYQKLQAQEDEITENLVNIQKMQKTQVKCRKVLTKMKQQGYETSNWPETEEMPPGGGGSWRDDLQKELSDIWSAVHLLQNSFDGFTMSSGLPRALNLRGYKGHRGLSPLLLSWDSDSDQDPSQPPFSKSRSFPSA from the exons ATGATGATTCCTGACTCCCAGAAGCTCCTGCGCTGCGAACTGGAGTCACTCAAGAGCCAGCTCCAGGCCCAGACCAAG GCTTTCGAGTTCCTAAACCACTCAGTGACCATGCTGGAGAAGGAGAGCTCCCTGCAGCAAATCAAGATCCAACAGCTGGAGG AGGTTCTGAGTCCTATGAGCCGccagacagagaaggagggacaCAAGTGGGGCGTGGAGCAGGGACGGCAGGAGCTGTATGGGGCCCTAGCTCAAGGCCTGCAGGGACTACAGAGGACCCTGCATGACAGCGAGGAGGTGCAGAGGGCCCGCACCACTCGCTGCCTGCAGCTGCTGGCCCAGGAGATCCGGGACAG GCTGCACTGTCCCCTCAGCAAGAAGTTCCTGTGGGAGGAGCTGGAGCTGGTGCGGGAGGAGGTGACCTTCATCTATCAGAAGCTCC aggCTCAGGAGGACGAGATCACAGAGAACCTGGTGAACATCCAGAAGATGCAGAAGACACAGGTGAAGTGCCGCAAG GTCCTGACCAAGATGAAGCAGCAGGGGTATGAGACATCCAACTGGCCGGAGACTGAGGAGATGCCACCAGGAGGCGGAGGCTCCTGGAGGGATGACCTCCAAAAGGAGCTGAGTGACATATG GTCCGCTGTGCACTTGCTGCAGAACTCCTTTGATGGCTTCACCATGTCCTCAGGCCTCCCCAGGGCCTTGAACCTCAGGG GCTACAAGGGGCACCGAGGCCTGagccctctgctcctctcctgggACTCAGACTCAGACCAGGATCCTTCCCAGCCACCATTCAGCAAGAGCCGCTCCTTCCCATCCG CCTGA
- the CCDC159 gene encoding coiled-coil domain-containing protein 159 isoform X4, which produces MAQINLLNHNNPGSDPLLAGLPQDPDYSVPCYCSSPLPSNGCLPANGKCDKYWVSSSDKTLDYTIHWSRVPEPEIVGPAASENTVPRIDWRLERDLEPQSYGSSIFPNPGSEEQCNDQDLLKRHHNTAKKPLETNSSKVKVKSTMMIPDSQKLLRCELESLKSQLQAQTKAFEFLNHSVTMLEKESSLQQIKIQQLEEVLSPMSRQTEKEGHKWGVEQGRQELYGALAQGLQGLQRTLHDSEEVQRARTTRCLQLLAQEIRDRLHCPLSKKFLWEELELVREEVTFIYQKLQAQEDEITENLVNIQKMQKTQVKCRKVLTKMKQQGYETSNWPETEEMPPGGGGSWRDDLQKELSDIWSAVHLLQNSFDGFTMSSGLPRALNLRGYKGHRGLSPLLLSWDSDSDQDPSQPPFSKSRSFPSA; this is translated from the exons ATGGCACAGATTAATTTACTTAATCACAACAACCCAGGAAG CGACCCTCTTCTGGCTGGCCTACCCCAGGATCCTGACTACTCTGTGCCCTGCTACTGCTCATCTCCCTTGCCCTCCAACGGGTGTTTGCCTGCTAACGGGAAGTGTGACAAGTACTGGG TTTCTTCCTCAGACAAGACCTTGGATTATACGATTCACTGGTCCAGGGTCCCAGAGCCAGAGATCGTGGGGCCAGCTGCTTCTGAGAACACAGTGCCGAGGATAGACTGGAGGCTAGAGAGGGACTTGGAGCCTCAGTCATATGGGTCTTCCATCTTCCCGAACCCAGGCTCAGAGGAGCAGTGTAATGACCAGGACCTTCTGAAGAGGCATCACAACACTGCTAAG AAGCCCTTGGAGACCAACTCTTCCAAAGTCAAAG TTAAGTCCACCATGATGATTCCTGACTCCCAGAAGCTCCTGCGCTGCGAACTGGAGTCACTCAAGAGCCAGCTCCAGGCCCAGACCAAG GCTTTCGAGTTCCTAAACCACTCAGTGACCATGCTGGAGAAGGAGAGCTCCCTGCAGCAAATCAAGATCCAACAGCTGGAGG AGGTTCTGAGTCCTATGAGCCGccagacagagaaggagggacaCAAGTGGGGCGTGGAGCAGGGACGGCAGGAGCTGTATGGGGCCCTAGCTCAAGGCCTGCAGGGACTACAGAGGACCCTGCATGACAGCGAGGAGGTGCAGAGGGCCCGCACCACTCGCTGCCTGCAGCTGCTGGCCCAGGAGATCCGGGACAG GCTGCACTGTCCCCTCAGCAAGAAGTTCCTGTGGGAGGAGCTGGAGCTGGTGCGGGAGGAGGTGACCTTCATCTATCAGAAGCTCC aggCTCAGGAGGACGAGATCACAGAGAACCTGGTGAACATCCAGAAGATGCAGAAGACACAGGTGAAGTGCCGCAAG GTCCTGACCAAGATGAAGCAGCAGGGGTATGAGACATCCAACTGGCCGGAGACTGAGGAGATGCCACCAGGAGGCGGAGGCTCCTGGAGGGATGACCTCCAAAAGGAGCTGAGTGACATATG GTCCGCTGTGCACTTGCTGCAGAACTCCTTTGATGGCTTCACCATGTCCTCAGGCCTCCCCAGGGCCTTGAACCTCAGGG GCTACAAGGGGCACCGAGGCCTGagccctctgctcctctcctgggACTCAGACTCAGACCAGGATCCTTCCCAGCCACCATTCAGCAAGAGCCGCTCCTTCCCATCCG CCTGA
- the CCDC159 gene encoding coiled-coil domain-containing protein 159 isoform X9, with the protein MPGAGIISHPGSEEQCNDQDLLKRHHNTAKKPLETNSSKVKVKSTMMIPDSQKLLRCELESLKSQLQAQTKAFEFLNHSVTMLEKESSLQQIKIQQLEEVLSPMSRQTEKEGHKWGVEQGRQELYGALAQGLQGLQRTLHDSEEVQRARTTRCLQLLAQEIRDRLHCPLSKKFLWEELELVREEVTFIYQKLQAQEDEITENLVNIQKMQKTQVKCRKVLTKMKQQGYETSNWPETEEMPPGGGGSWRDDLQKELSDIWSAVHLLQNSFDGFTMSSGLPRALNLRGYKGHRGLSPLLLSWDSDSDQDPSQPPFSKSRSFPSA; encoded by the exons ATGCCTGGGGCTGGGATCATCTCTCATCCAG GCTCAGAGGAGCAGTGTAATGACCAGGACCTTCTGAAGAGGCATCACAACACTGCTAAG AAGCCCTTGGAGACCAACTCTTCCAAAGTCAAAG TTAAGTCCACCATGATGATTCCTGACTCCCAGAAGCTCCTGCGCTGCGAACTGGAGTCACTCAAGAGCCAGCTCCAGGCCCAGACCAAG GCTTTCGAGTTCCTAAACCACTCAGTGACCATGCTGGAGAAGGAGAGCTCCCTGCAGCAAATCAAGATCCAACAGCTGGAGG AGGTTCTGAGTCCTATGAGCCGccagacagagaaggagggacaCAAGTGGGGCGTGGAGCAGGGACGGCAGGAGCTGTATGGGGCCCTAGCTCAAGGCCTGCAGGGACTACAGAGGACCCTGCATGACAGCGAGGAGGTGCAGAGGGCCCGCACCACTCGCTGCCTGCAGCTGCTGGCCCAGGAGATCCGGGACAG GCTGCACTGTCCCCTCAGCAAGAAGTTCCTGTGGGAGGAGCTGGAGCTGGTGCGGGAGGAGGTGACCTTCATCTATCAGAAGCTCC aggCTCAGGAGGACGAGATCACAGAGAACCTGGTGAACATCCAGAAGATGCAGAAGACACAGGTGAAGTGCCGCAAG GTCCTGACCAAGATGAAGCAGCAGGGGTATGAGACATCCAACTGGCCGGAGACTGAGGAGATGCCACCAGGAGGCGGAGGCTCCTGGAGGGATGACCTCCAAAAGGAGCTGAGTGACATATG GTCCGCTGTGCACTTGCTGCAGAACTCCTTTGATGGCTTCACCATGTCCTCAGGCCTCCCCAGGGCCTTGAACCTCAGGG GCTACAAGGGGCACCGAGGCCTGagccctctgctcctctcctgggACTCAGACTCAGACCAGGATCCTTCCCAGCCACCATTCAGCAAGAGCCGCTCCTTCCCATCCG CCTGA
- the CCDC159 gene encoding coiled-coil domain-containing protein 159 isoform X5, with protein MCDPLLAGLPQDPDYSVPCYCSSPLPSNGCLPANGKCDKYWVSSSDKTLDYTIHWSRVPEPEIVGPAASENTVPRIDWRLERDLEPQSYGSSIFPNPGSEEQCNDQDLLKRHHNTAKKPLETNSSKVKVKSTMMIPDSQKLLRCELESLKSQLQAQTKAFEFLNHSVTMLEKESSLQQIKIQQLEEVLSPMSRQTEKEGHKWGVEQGRQELYGALAQGLQGLQRTLHDSEEVQRARTTRCLQLLAQEIRDRLHCPLSKKFLWEELELVREEVTFIYQKLQAQEDEITENLVNIQKMQKTQVKCRKVLTKMKQQGYETSNWPETEEMPPGGGGSWRDDLQKELSDIWSAVHLLQNSFDGFTMSSGLPRALNLRGYKGHRGLSPLLLSWDSDSDQDPSQPPFSKSRSFPSA; from the exons aTGTG CGACCCTCTTCTGGCTGGCCTACCCCAGGATCCTGACTACTCTGTGCCCTGCTACTGCTCATCTCCCTTGCCCTCCAACGGGTGTTTGCCTGCTAACGGGAAGTGTGACAAGTACTGGG TTTCTTCCTCAGACAAGACCTTGGATTATACGATTCACTGGTCCAGGGTCCCAGAGCCAGAGATCGTGGGGCCAGCTGCTTCTGAGAACACAGTGCCGAGGATAGACTGGAGGCTAGAGAGGGACTTGGAGCCTCAGTCATATGGGTCTTCCATCTTCCCGAACCCAGGCTCAGAGGAGCAGTGTAATGACCAGGACCTTCTGAAGAGGCATCACAACACTGCTAAG AAGCCCTTGGAGACCAACTCTTCCAAAGTCAAAG TTAAGTCCACCATGATGATTCCTGACTCCCAGAAGCTCCTGCGCTGCGAACTGGAGTCACTCAAGAGCCAGCTCCAGGCCCAGACCAAG GCTTTCGAGTTCCTAAACCACTCAGTGACCATGCTGGAGAAGGAGAGCTCCCTGCAGCAAATCAAGATCCAACAGCTGGAGG AGGTTCTGAGTCCTATGAGCCGccagacagagaaggagggacaCAAGTGGGGCGTGGAGCAGGGACGGCAGGAGCTGTATGGGGCCCTAGCTCAAGGCCTGCAGGGACTACAGAGGACCCTGCATGACAGCGAGGAGGTGCAGAGGGCCCGCACCACTCGCTGCCTGCAGCTGCTGGCCCAGGAGATCCGGGACAG GCTGCACTGTCCCCTCAGCAAGAAGTTCCTGTGGGAGGAGCTGGAGCTGGTGCGGGAGGAGGTGACCTTCATCTATCAGAAGCTCC aggCTCAGGAGGACGAGATCACAGAGAACCTGGTGAACATCCAGAAGATGCAGAAGACACAGGTGAAGTGCCGCAAG GTCCTGACCAAGATGAAGCAGCAGGGGTATGAGACATCCAACTGGCCGGAGACTGAGGAGATGCCACCAGGAGGCGGAGGCTCCTGGAGGGATGACCTCCAAAAGGAGCTGAGTGACATATG GTCCGCTGTGCACTTGCTGCAGAACTCCTTTGATGGCTTCACCATGTCCTCAGGCCTCCCCAGGGCCTTGAACCTCAGGG GCTACAAGGGGCACCGAGGCCTGagccctctgctcctctcctgggACTCAGACTCAGACCAGGATCCTTCCCAGCCACCATTCAGCAAGAGCCGCTCCTTCCCATCCG CCTGA
- the CCDC159 gene encoding coiled-coil domain-containing protein 159 isoform X3 has translation MRWCPRGIKFQRHSWGLASRSLRGEHEQVVCASQGSFGPVSQVLSVTFEDSVPTTVFQAMAQINLLNHNNPGSDPLLAGLPQDPDYSVPCYCSSPLPSNGCLPANGKCDKYWGSEEQCNDQDLLKRHHNTAKKPLETNSSKVKVKSTMMIPDSQKLLRCELESLKSQLQAQTKAFEFLNHSVTMLEKESSLQQIKIQQLEEVLSPMSRQTEKEGHKWGVEQGRQELYGALAQGLQGLQRTLHDSEEVQRARTTRCLQLLAQEIRDRLHCPLSKKFLWEELELVREEVTFIYQKLQAQEDEITENLVNIQKMQKTQVKCRKVLTKMKQQGYETSNWPETEEMPPGGGGSWRDDLQKELSDIWSAVHLLQNSFDGFTMSSGLPRALNLRGYKGHRGLSPLLLSWDSDSDQDPSQPPFSKSRSFPSA, from the exons ATGCGATGGTGTCCCCGCGGGATCAAATTTCAGCGTCACAGCTGGGGACTGGCTTCGCGGTCCTTgagaggagagcatgagcaggtggtaTGTG CCTCCCAGGGCTCCTTTGGTCCGGTTTCCCAGGTTCTCAGTGTGACGTTCGAGGACAGTGTCCCCACTACTGTATTTCAGGCGATGGCACAGATTAATTTACTTAATCACAACAACCCAGGAAG CGACCCTCTTCTGGCTGGCCTACCCCAGGATCCTGACTACTCTGTGCCCTGCTACTGCTCATCTCCCTTGCCCTCCAACGGGTGTTTGCCTGCTAACGGGAAGTGTGACAAGTACTGGG GCTCAGAGGAGCAGTGTAATGACCAGGACCTTCTGAAGAGGCATCACAACACTGCTAAG AAGCCCTTGGAGACCAACTCTTCCAAAGTCAAAG TTAAGTCCACCATGATGATTCCTGACTCCCAGAAGCTCCTGCGCTGCGAACTGGAGTCACTCAAGAGCCAGCTCCAGGCCCAGACCAAG GCTTTCGAGTTCCTAAACCACTCAGTGACCATGCTGGAGAAGGAGAGCTCCCTGCAGCAAATCAAGATCCAACAGCTGGAGG AGGTTCTGAGTCCTATGAGCCGccagacagagaaggagggacaCAAGTGGGGCGTGGAGCAGGGACGGCAGGAGCTGTATGGGGCCCTAGCTCAAGGCCTGCAGGGACTACAGAGGACCCTGCATGACAGCGAGGAGGTGCAGAGGGCCCGCACCACTCGCTGCCTGCAGCTGCTGGCCCAGGAGATCCGGGACAG GCTGCACTGTCCCCTCAGCAAGAAGTTCCTGTGGGAGGAGCTGGAGCTGGTGCGGGAGGAGGTGACCTTCATCTATCAGAAGCTCC aggCTCAGGAGGACGAGATCACAGAGAACCTGGTGAACATCCAGAAGATGCAGAAGACACAGGTGAAGTGCCGCAAG GTCCTGACCAAGATGAAGCAGCAGGGGTATGAGACATCCAACTGGCCGGAGACTGAGGAGATGCCACCAGGAGGCGGAGGCTCCTGGAGGGATGACCTCCAAAAGGAGCTGAGTGACATATG GTCCGCTGTGCACTTGCTGCAGAACTCCTTTGATGGCTTCACCATGTCCTCAGGCCTCCCCAGGGCCTTGAACCTCAGGG GCTACAAGGGGCACCGAGGCCTGagccctctgctcctctcctgggACTCAGACTCAGACCAGGATCCTTCCCAGCCACCATTCAGCAAGAGCCGCTCCTTCCCATCCG CCTGA
- the CCDC159 gene encoding coiled-coil domain-containing protein 159 isoform X2 has product MRWCPRGIKFQRHSWGLASRSLRGEHEQVVCASQGSFGPVSQVLSVTFEDSVPTTVFQAMAQINLLNHNNPGSDPLLAGLPQDPDYSVPCYCSSPLPSNGCLPANGKCDKYWVSSSDKTLDYTIHWSRVPEPEIVGPAASENTVPRIDWRLERDLEPQSYGSSIFPNPGSEEQCNDQDLLKRHHNTAKKPLETNSSKVKVKSTMMIPDSQKLLRCELESLKSQLQAQTKAFEFLNHSVTMLEKESSLQQIKIQQLEEVLSPMSRQTEKEGHKWGVEQGRQELYGALAQGLQGLQRTLHDSEEVQRARTTRCLQLLAQEIRDSKKFLWEELELVREEVTFIYQKLQAQEDEITENLVNIQKMQKTQVKCRKVLTKMKQQGYETSNWPETEEMPPGGGGSWRDDLQKELSDIWSAVHLLQNSFDGFTMSSGLPRALNLRGYKGHRGLSPLLLSWDSDSDQDPSQPPFSKSRSFPSA; this is encoded by the exons ATGCGATGGTGTCCCCGCGGGATCAAATTTCAGCGTCACAGCTGGGGACTGGCTTCGCGGTCCTTgagaggagagcatgagcaggtggtaTGTG CCTCCCAGGGCTCCTTTGGTCCGGTTTCCCAGGTTCTCAGTGTGACGTTCGAGGACAGTGTCCCCACTACTGTATTTCAGGCGATGGCACAGATTAATTTACTTAATCACAACAACCCAGGAAG CGACCCTCTTCTGGCTGGCCTACCCCAGGATCCTGACTACTCTGTGCCCTGCTACTGCTCATCTCCCTTGCCCTCCAACGGGTGTTTGCCTGCTAACGGGAAGTGTGACAAGTACTGGG TTTCTTCCTCAGACAAGACCTTGGATTATACGATTCACTGGTCCAGGGTCCCAGAGCCAGAGATCGTGGGGCCAGCTGCTTCTGAGAACACAGTGCCGAGGATAGACTGGAGGCTAGAGAGGGACTTGGAGCCTCAGTCATATGGGTCTTCCATCTTCCCGAACCCAGGCTCAGAGGAGCAGTGTAATGACCAGGACCTTCTGAAGAGGCATCACAACACTGCTAAG AAGCCCTTGGAGACCAACTCTTCCAAAGTCAAAG TTAAGTCCACCATGATGATTCCTGACTCCCAGAAGCTCCTGCGCTGCGAACTGGAGTCACTCAAGAGCCAGCTCCAGGCCCAGACCAAG GCTTTCGAGTTCCTAAACCACTCAGTGACCATGCTGGAGAAGGAGAGCTCCCTGCAGCAAATCAAGATCCAACAGCTGGAGG AGGTTCTGAGTCCTATGAGCCGccagacagagaaggagggacaCAAGTGGGGCGTGGAGCAGGGACGGCAGGAGCTGTATGGGGCCCTAGCTCAAGGCCTGCAGGGACTACAGAGGACCCTGCATGACAGCGAGGAGGTGCAGAGGGCCCGCACCACTCGCTGCCTGCAGCTGCTGGCCCAGGAGATCCGGGACAG CAAGAAGTTCCTGTGGGAGGAGCTGGAGCTGGTGCGGGAGGAGGTGACCTTCATCTATCAGAAGCTCC aggCTCAGGAGGACGAGATCACAGAGAACCTGGTGAACATCCAGAAGATGCAGAAGACACAGGTGAAGTGCCGCAAG GTCCTGACCAAGATGAAGCAGCAGGGGTATGAGACATCCAACTGGCCGGAGACTGAGGAGATGCCACCAGGAGGCGGAGGCTCCTGGAGGGATGACCTCCAAAAGGAGCTGAGTGACATATG GTCCGCTGTGCACTTGCTGCAGAACTCCTTTGATGGCTTCACCATGTCCTCAGGCCTCCCCAGGGCCTTGAACCTCAGGG GCTACAAGGGGCACCGAGGCCTGagccctctgctcctctcctgggACTCAGACTCAGACCAGGATCCTTCCCAGCCACCATTCAGCAAGAGCCGCTCCTTCCCATCCG CCTGA